The nucleotide sequence AGACGCTTACCCCGTTGCCGCTCACGGATTGATTGATGATATGCGGAATCAACTTGTTGAGAGTCTGTTTGAGGATGACCTGTTCATTTGGTGGACTGATGCGTTCCAAGAGTCTACAACCTCTCAGCACGCAAATCCATTCAATCGCTTCCGAGATGTGGCCCGTGAAGGGAGTGGCGTTACCCGAGTGAGCGACCCCGTCCGAGAGAAATTTAGCCGGGCTGTGGCTAACGTGTTCTTCTCCATTCTGAAGTTCGACTTTTCACGGATAGAGGGCGACCCGTTGGGGAACCTCTATCAGCGGTACTTCGACCCTGAGACGCGGAAGGCCCTTGGTGAGTTCTACACCCCACAGCCCGTGATTGATTACATTATGGACGGGGTAGATTATGATGTAGGAGTTTCCGCTGAACGCTTGATTGACCCTGCCTGTGGCTCAGGGACGTTCCTTGTTGAAGCGGTGAGGCGATACAAGCAGGACGTTCGACGATACAACGACGACCCCGATTGGGAGAATCATCTTACGGAACTATGCTCTCGCCCACACATCGTTGGGCTTGATATTCACCCGTTTGCCGTGCTAATGGCCCAAATCCGGTTTATGGTGGAAATCCTGCCGGAGTACCGAGAAGCCAAGCGGAACAATCCTCAGTTCACGATTCGACGGCTCCCGATATTCCGAACAGACAGCCTTCGGAATGAGCGAGAGAGTACCGGGGCAGACCTTGGAAGTGACGGACAACGACAACTCACCTTTGATTCGCTCACCGAAGACAATCAGGACGTACTCATTCCTGTTCCTCTCCCCGTTGAGGTGGATGAAGATGAAGTGGAAGAGACGGACGGCGAGTTCCTTGTTCAGCGCGTCCGTATGCCGCTATTCAATACGATTCAACTACAAACCAATGTGAGCAATTTCGGGGAGTATTTCGCGGCTCTACAGGGCGTCTTGGACGTTGTAAAGTACCATATGAGCGAAGAATGGTGGGAGTATGGTGGCGGTCTTCAGGAAGGTATCTCACGCTATACAACGCGAGAGTATGAGGGTGTAGAGGAGTTCTTCGCGCCGTATGTTGATGATATTCTGAGTACCGTCCGATACCTACGGGAAGAACACGGTGACGGTCGCCTGTTCAAGATGTTGGAAGACAGCGTTCTGTCGCTTGTTGTGAAGAACTACTTGGACTACGAATACGTGGTCGGGAATCCCCCTTACGTCCGGATTCAACATCTACCTGATTCTCAGAAGGACTACTTCGCTCAGTTGTACGACTCTACGACAGGGAATTACGACATTTACTGTCCCTTCTACGAACGGGGATTAGATTGGCTCAGCGAGGGAGATGGTCGGCTTGGATTCATCACACCGAATCAGTTTATGGTGACAGACTATGGGGAAGGAATCCGGAAGGTGATGCTCCAAGAAGCCCAAATCGATGAGATATACGATTTCCGAGATTCGGGTGTGTTTGAAGACGCAACAAACTACCCGGCAATAGTAATCCTGAGCGATGAGGATGATGAATCAATTCGCCGGGAGAATCAAATCCGCTGTGTCCGGGTGAAAGCGAACGTGGATGATGATAGTGGAAGAGCGTTGGATGAAGAGATTATTCAGGCTGTTCGTGACCACCGAGGAGAACCGGGGTATAGCGATGAATATATTGATGTTTTTGATTATCCACAGGGTGAACTCGGAGAGGGTTATTGGCCCCTGATGCCGCCTGAAGAACTTCAAGTTTTCAACAAACTCGCAAATCAAGGTAATACCTCAATTGGAGAGGCAACTGATGCGGTATTCCAAGGTATTCGTACAAGCAAGAACAAAGTGTATATCGTTGAGGTGTTGGATGCAGACCGGATTGAATCAACGGACACGGGCGGAACGGTTACAGTAATTCCTTCAGGGTTCTCAGAAGAGTTTGAAATTGAGACAGACCTGTTACGTCCGTTCTTACAAGGGAATGACGTTGAACGGTGGCGAGGGGAGTGGTCGGGGAGTCACGTTATCTACCCATACCACGTTCAGAATGACGACGGTGAGCGGAGCGCCACCTTGTACTCAGAAGAAGAACTACGGCAAGAGACTCCGTTGACGTGGGAGTATTTCCGGGCCTACGAAGATGAACTTAGAGGAAGAGAGAGGGGGGCTTGGGAAGATAGCGATACTTGGTGGGAGTTCGGTAGAACACAGAATCTTGAGAAATTTGAACAGCGGAAAATTGTTCAGGCCCATATCTGTAGAAATGCTACGTTTATGATAGATGAAGCGGGGACGTGGTACTTCACTACAGCATATGGGGTCTTGCTTGAGCCGGACTACCGAGAAATCACCGAAGAGGTTGCTTGTCAACTGAACTCAAAGGCTCTTGATTTCTACTTCAAGCACATCACCACGGTCAAGGCAGGGGGATACTACGAATACCGCTCTCAGTATGTTGAGAAACTTCCCTGTGTGGTTAGCGAGAATTCTTCCTTCCCGGTGATGCGGGAAAAATCGGAATCTATCGTAGATACCATCGATTTAGAAAGTAAGACAGAACGCTTCCCGGAAGCCTACTTGGGTGACTTTGAGGGCGAGTTAGATTACATTGATTACGAATGGCAAACACGCCGGTATCCGGTGGATGCTCACATACAGGCACAGGCAGACGGGACGTTCGCTGTCGAAGCCGGACGGTCGGATAGCATCACAGACCCACGGATGGATAGCCAAGACCGCGCCAAGTACGTTCACGCCGCTGTAGATGGCCGCAACGTGAAGAGCGGGGAAGAGATGAGTATCCCCATTCCTCGGCGAGATACAGGCGTGAGGGCGCTCTTGGATGCGTTAGAGGAAGACAGGGAGACTGTAGAGAATACGGATATTGGTGAGTTGGAAGCCGATATTGACCAAGCCGTGTATAAGATGTTTGAGTTGACTGAGGAAGAGCGCGAAGTGATTGAAGACTACTTGGAAGTGTTCTGAAGACCTACCAACCACCTTCAAACTCAACTTCAAGACCGCATCTCTCGGCAAATCGCCGTATGTAGCGTATTTTATCCTCTTTGCTCAGATTGGTGAAGAGGTAGTAACCACCGGGCAATTCTCGGTACGTCTTCATCTCGCGGTTATCAGGGTGGGCCGGATGGTCGTTGATTACGGCATTTTTATTGCCGGGAACGTAGGGAATTGAGTCCATCTTAGAAATCAAGTCATAGTTCTCAATCAAGTGGCTTACCGCCTCAGCCATTACCTTTGACTGATAGTTATCTCCGAATGTGGCTAAGGTTTGTCCGTCGTTCTGAAGCCTAATGACGTAGTCACCGGACGCATCTGTGGAAACTTCAGAAACAGACACGGAAGCACCCTCATCTTCCTCATCCGGGGAAACAGCACCATCTGAAACTATCTCCGTGTCAATATCCTGAATCAGCCTATCAATCATCTCCTTGGCTTGAGATTCAGCCGGAGAAGAAATCGCGTCTGAAACCTCAACGGTCAACAACTCCGTCACTTCTGTAGCCAACCTGTCCTTCTCCGATTCAAGCACTCTCCGGGCTTGTTTCAGATTGTTAATTCGGGTGGCAATCTTCTCAGAATTGCCGGTCTGAATGGCGTCCTTGGTGAATGCCCGAAGAATCGTAATCCTCTCCGGAAGATTCTGAAGTTCCGTATCCGCGAGAGCGTTTACATTGACCTTAGAATCAATAACTTGTCTCCGATAGAACTCATACTCGGCTCCATTGGTTAGAACGCCCCAATTCACGTCTTCGCTCTTCATATACTCCTGAATCTGTTCTCTATGGTCATCTGTGAGCGGTGTATCAACGCCCTTAGCCTCAATAAACGCGACCGGGGCACCTTCTAAGACTAACGCATAATCTACCTTGAACGTCCGACGAAAAGCCTTCACCGGGTATTCATGTTGGGTGTCTGCCGGAATTTCCCACCCAAGAAGTTCAAGAAAGTCCTGTAAGATAGCGGCCTTTGTAGTCGCTTCCCCCATCTGTGGCGAATCCTCTATCGTAGATTGAGCGTGTTCAACATATCTTCTCACCACCTCTTCATCCATAATTGTCTACAGACTGTTCAGCCCAATGTTATCAAAGTATCCGAACAGTCCTTCTAACCCGTATTGTCTGAAGGACAAACGAAGTGGGGTTTTTTCACGGTAGTCTTGCTAATGTGGGTGGGTAAAGAGAATCAACGGAAGGTCGTGAAAACACGGAAATTAAGGGTTAGAACCCGTTTAGACAGATAGCGCCTCTACACCAAGGCGGCAAAATCGGACAGGTGCGTGTCCGGGTTAGGGTAGTGGACTATCCTTCAGCCTTGTGGAGGCTGAGACGCGGGTTCGATTCTCGCACCCGGACCTTCTGAGGAACGTAGTGGCGAAGAAGGCCGGAAGGCGAAATCGAACCCTGCCAGTCGCGCGCAGCGCAGTAGTGAGCGAGCACGTCTGGATTCGGTTCGATTCTCGCACCCGGACCTTCTCTCTGAGACTATAACCGACGAGCACCGCGAAGCGTGTGCTCGCCACGAGTGTCGAAGGAGAAGTCGACGAGAGAATCGAATCAGGGAGCAACTGAGCGCAGCGAAGTTGCGAGTGAGGTTCGATTCTCGCACCCGGACCTTGACGATCTAGCCCATCGCTGTCGCGCAATTTTCGGTCGTACACCGGAAGGGACATCGGAAGGATAGTCACAGACCAGCAACTCAGAGAATGCACTGACCATCGAATTTTATTGTGCACTGGATTCAGCGGGACGTATGGCGAGTTCGGATTCCCAAACGTTCAGTGATTTCGTTACTGGGGACAAGCAGTTCGAGGTTCCCCTCTATCAGCGGAATTATTCGTGGGAGAAAGACCACGTAGAGGATCTTTGGGACGACCTGGTCGAGGCCGTCGAAATGGATCGTGACCACTACATCGGCACGTTCCTGCTGATGGATGATGATAGAGCGGATGATTCCGCTCACAAAATCATCGACGGCCAGCAGCGACTCACAACGCTAACGATTCTACTCTTCGAACTGCAGGAGAGACTCGATGAACTCGGCAAGGAAACGGAGGCTCGGAAGATCCGTGGCGAATATATCGCCAGATACGGCGATCAGAAACTGACGCTGGCCGGCGACGACAAGACGTTCTTCAAGCGGACGATTATGGAAAATGTCCTCGATGACAACCGGAAGGGACAGAAGCCGAATGCACTTTCCGATGTCGAGACTGCCAGTCCATCTCAGGGCCGACTTCTCAAAACGAAGGAGCTAATCCGAGTATGGCTCAGAGAGGGTGTTCCTGAGAGTAGCTCTCACGAGGATTATGTCGACTTCTGCATCGATCTCTACCATAAGATCCAGTCGCTCCCGCTTTTGGAGTACACCGTCAGCTCTCGAAGCGAGGCGGCCCGAATATTCCAGACCGTCAACGACCGCGGGAAGTCGCTCACCGATCTAGAGATCACGAAAAGCTACCTTATGCACCGTGTGTCCCTCTTAGAGAACGAGGACGAAGCAGACTCATCGATCGAATCCATTCAGGACTCGTTCAACGAAATCTACGATTCGATCGAGAATATCTCGTCGGGGCCCAGTGAGGATCGCGTACAGCGATACCATTTCATTATGTGGGACGACGAGTGGGGGACTGGCTGGGATCAGCGGCACTATCAAAACCACCTCGAACACCTCAAAGAAGACTTCCGGGCGGTCGGGAGTGTCGAGGAAATTCTACGCTACGTTCAGGAATTGGAGCGGATGTTCGGAAAGCTCGATGAACTCTATAATTACACCGAAAGGGACGATCTCGACAACAAATGCATCGAGACTCGTCTCTCCAATCTGTTCATCGCAGGCCGATTGGCGAATTTCTATCCGTTGTTGATGGTTGCGTACGACCAGTACACCCGCGAGGAAGTATCAGAGATGACAGAAGACAAATTCTGTGAACTGCTCGAAAAGGTGGAGACGTTCATCGTTCGAACGTATATTATCGAGCAGAAGAGTGCGGATACGGGGCGAACGAGAGTCTATCCCCTTGCAAGAAAGCTCCACTATAACGCGAAAGAGACGGTCCCGAATTCGATTAGTCCGTTGCATCCAGACGGTGTTATCGAGCGGCTCAAAAAGCGGATCAACGACTACTGTAGTGACTCAAGGCTCGAATCGACGCTCGGTGAATCGGACGTGTACCGATACTACGGAAGCCGGAAAAGCGAACTCCGACTCCTGCTGTACACCTACGAGAGTTATCTCGAAGATGACGAGGAAGACATTCAGTTCTACGTCGAAGATGTCGTCAACAACAGAGACGATCGATTTTCGATCGAACACGTCTGGCCCCAGACACCGAAGGAAGGGTTCGATGAGGAAACCAAGGAGTTGGTGAAACAGCACACTCATCGGCTCGGGAACCTCGCCCTAATGACGCCGGAAGATAACGCCGTGAAAGGGAACGACCCATTCGAGGACAAAAAGAAGGATTTCACCAGATCGAAGATCCGGATGCTCGAGGCCATCTTCGCGATGGACGAGTGGGGAGTGAATCAAATTGAGAAGCGGGAACAGGGGATGATCCGTGTGATCAAAGAACGCTGGCCTGACGAGTATACGGACTCGTAGCCCTCCGAAACCCTATCCCGAAACACGCACTCCATCGACAGCGACGCGAGCGCCCCGGTTGCACCGAGACACCAACCCGCTCGATTTCCACAGATTCGAGAACCATTTCCCAGTTATATGCTCCGAGCGTGCATCTGTTCATCTGTAAGGTGAACGATTATGAGCACAACCCCCACGACCCGAACCGCGGCTGAGACGACGTTCGGCAACGTCCTCGACTTCGACCTGCAAGGTACCCTCGCCGGGTACTGGATCGCCGCGCTGCGCGTGATCACCGGCTACTGGTTCCTGCACGCCGGCTTCACGAAGTTCAGCTTCGTCGCCGGCGAACCGTTCGACGCGAGCGGCTACCTCCTCAACGCCTCGGGAAGCCCGATCGCCGGCCTGTTCGCGTGGGTCGCCGGGACCCCGTGGCTGCTGGAGTTCACGAACCTCGCGATCCCGCTCGGCGAGTTCTTCATCGGCCTCGGGCTGATCGTGGGCGCGCTCGTCCGATTGGCCTCGTTCTTCGGGGCCGTCCTGATGACGTTCTTCTACTTGGGGAACGCCGATTGGGCGCACGGGCTGGTCAACGGTGACCTGATGGGCCTGCTGCTCTTCGTCACGGTCGCGACCCTCGGTGCGGGCCGGATCCTCGGACTCGACGCCTACCTCGAAACGCTCGACTTCGCGGACACCCGCGTCGCGAAGTTCTTCCTCGGGTAGCTCCCGAGCCCTGTCGTCGTTTGGTGACGGTCTCGCTTTCTCTTTTCTTCTCGTTTGGGGCTGCGCCCACGACGCCGATCCGCGGATATTTTGCTTCCGACACCGACGCTTCGTGTATGGCGATCGACCTCCGAAGTGACACGGTGACGCGGCCCTCCGATGCAATGCGCGAGGCGGCCGCGGACGCGCCGGTCGGCGACGATGTCTACGGCGAGGACCCGGCGGTGAACGAACTCGAAGCGGCCGCGGCCGAGCGGGTCGGCACCGAGGACGCCCTCTACGTCCCGACCGGGACGATGGGCAATCAGATCGCCGCGCGCGTCCACGCCGACCGCGGCACGGAGATTATTCTCGATCGGAAATCGCACATCTACTGCTGGGAGCTCGGCGGGCTCGCCCAACTGTCGGGGATCCAGCCCCACCCCGTCGACGCCGACGAGGCGGTTCCGACGCCCGCACAGATCGAGGAGGCGTACGTCGAGGAGGATCTGCACCGCGCCGGAACCGGACTCCTCGCGCTCGAAAACACGCATAACGGCCGCGGTGGCGTGGCGGTTCCCGTCGAAACGATCTCGGCGGCGGCCGGGGCGGCACACGACCGCGACGTCCCGGTGCACCTCGACGGCGCACGGTTATTCAACGCCTGCGTCGCGCTCGACGTCGACCCCGCGCGGATGGTCCGCGACGTCGACTCCGTGCTCTTCTGTCTCTCGAAGGGCCTCGGCGCGCCGGTCGGGTCGATCCTCGCGGGCGATGCGGACTTCATCGAAGCCGCCCGCCGCGTCCGCAAACTGCTCGGCGGCGGGATGCGACAGGCCGGGATCATCGCCGCACCCGGTCTGCTCGCGTTAGATAACGTCGAGCGACTCGCGGTCGATCACGAGAACGCCGCCGCGCTCGCGAGCGGACTCGACGCCGTCGAGGGACTGCGAGCCGCGGAGCCGGACACCAACATCGTGCAGGTGTTCACCGACGACCTCGGCGTCCGCGCGGAGGCGTTCATCGAGGCCTGCGAGGGCCGCGGTATCCGCGGCGGTCAACACGGTCCCTACCTCACGCGCTTCTGCACGCACCTCGACGTGACCCGCGAGGACGTCGACGACGCCGTCGATCGGATTTCCGAGGTCGTCGCCGACTTCCGAGACTGATCGCTGTAGCGAGTCGAAAGAGAAGCGAGTCGAAAGCGACCCGTTCACAGCCGAGCGGAGACTTCCGGCTCGACGAACACGTGCGTCACGCGGTCGTCGGTGTCGCGAAGCCGCGATTCGATATCGTCGATGACGCCGTCGAGATCGGCGGCCTCCGTTTCGGGGTCGACGGTGACGTCCATCGTCACGAGCACCGTCTGCGGGCCGACGTAGACCGTCCGGAACGTGTCGATGTGGAGGACCTGTGTCGACTCGCGAACCGCGTCGCGGAGTTCGGCCTCGACGTCTGCGGGGAGGCTTTCACCGAGGATCAGCCGCTTGTTCTCCACCGCCAACGCGATTGCGAACCCCATCAGCAAGAGCCCGATGAGCAGCGCGGCGATCGCGTCGAACACCTCGTTTCCGGTCGCTTTCGAGAGCAGGATTCCGACGAGTGCCAGCCCCGCACCGAGGAGTGCGATGGTGTCCTCGGTAAACGCCGTCAGCGTGGTCACGTCGCTCATCTTGCCGAACGCCTCCCTGATTCCGCTCCAGCCGTAGTGGTCGATCTGTCGCTGCATCTCCGCGTTCGCCTTCGCGAGCGCGTAGGTCTCGAACCCGATCGCACCGAGCAGCACGACCACGTTCACGTACCACGAGGGGAACGTGGTCCCGGCGAACGTGAGCGTGCCGCCCACGGCGTGGCCCCCGTGCGTAATCGCGTTGTACCCGTGCTTGAGCGACTCCCACCCGGCGATGCCGAACAGCAGCACGGCGACCAAAAACGAGTAGAAGAACTGTGCTTTCCCGTACCCGAACGGGTGTTCGCGGCTCGATTCCTTCTCGCTGAACCGAAGCCCGACGAGGAGAAAGACCTGGTTTCCGGTATCTGAGATCGAGTGGTACGTCTCCGACAGCATCGACGGGCTGCCGGTGAGGAGAAATCCGCCGAACTTCATCACCGCAATCGCCCCGTTCGCGAACAGCGCGGCGAGGACGACGCCTTTGCTTCCGGCCATATTCACACCACTGAAGACGGGGATAAAGTGGTTTGCACCGATCGTCGATCCGGCAGTTCGTTGGGCAGTTCGGTGGATAACGCGCCTTCCACCGGTGGTCGCACGGTTCTTGAGGATCGACTCCCTATGGCGGCTATGCTCACTGTCGTCTCTGACACCCACAGCACCGATTCGCATCGCCTCTCCGGGCGGACGCTCGAAGCCGTTCGCGAGGCCGACGTCGTCGCGCACGCGGGCGACTTTATGCGCGAGTCCGTCCTCGACGACTTCGAACGCGAATCGACTCGACTGCTGGGCGTCACCGGGAATAACGACGACGCGGGGGTCCGCGCTCGGCTCCCGGACGCCCGGAACTTCACCTACGGCGGGCTCACGTTTGCGATGACGCACACCCGACCCGGCGGACCGACGGCGCTCTCGCTGTTCGGTCGCCAGCGCGGTGCCGACGTGGTTCTCTTTGGCCACAGCCACCGACCGACGTACGACGCGACGGGGGAGGTGGCGCTCCTCAACCCGGGCAGTCACGCCCAGCCGCGCGGCAACCGCGCGGCGCACGCGGAACTCGAAGCGCTCCCCGACGGCGGGGTCGAGGGACGACTCGTCACCGTCGACGGCGACGTGTTCGAGTCGTTCGTCGTGTCCGAACACTAGCGGAATCGAAGCGGCGTCCCCGGCCTCTCACAGCCACTCGCGCTGCCACGCCACCGCGAGGAACGTCACCGCGATGGCTCCGCCGACGAAGAAGAACGCGCCCGGCGGAAGGGCCGACAACGCTTCGGCGACGGATCGGACGGGGCCGTCGCCGCCAGCCCGTGCCGTCTCGACAGCCGCTTTCGTCACGTCAGCGGCGGTCTGGGTCGCCTTCGCAGCGGTTTCTGTCGGCGCTTCGGTCGCCGTCGGTTCGGAAGTTGGCGCTGCCGTCGGTTCCGCGGTCGGTTCGGGAGTCGGCGTGTCGGCCGATTCGGCGATTTGAAACCCGCCGTCCTCGGACGTCGCGGTCGGCTCCTGCGTCGGTTCCGATGCCGGGGTGGCCGTTTCGGATTCGCCCGGCGTCGCCGTCTCGGTGGCGGTCTCCGTCCCGCTTTCGTTCGTCGCGGCGTCGGTGCCGCCGGCGCTTCCGCCGTCGGCTCCGCCCGCACCACCTTCACCCGCACCGCTCGATCCGAGCGATACCGTCGGGGCGGCTCCGGACCGCACGAGCCTGTCGACGATCACGCTCCCGAGCGCGACGACGCCGAGGCCGCCGAGCACTTGAGTCAGAACTGACTGGAGCCCGCTCGTGTCTTCCTCTTTCCCGGCGACGACGACGAGCGCCCGGTCGGCGGGCGCGTAGACGGTCATCTCCCTGCCCTTCTCTGAGTACGCCGTCCCGGCGGACTCGATGAGCCCGGCGGTTTCGAGCCGATCGAGGTGGTACTGGGCGTTCTGAATCGAGGTGTCGACTCGCGAGGCGACCTCCGAGGGCGTCCCCGGCTCGTCGTGCAGTTCCGCCAGCAGCGTGCGCGCCGTCCCGGAGCCGATCGCCGCGAGCAACTCGTCGACCTCGTCGCTGTCGAGTCCGACGACGCGCGGATCCTTATCGTCGTCGTCGGAGACGTCTGGCCGGGAGGGGAGGATGTCGGCCATTTCTCGGAAACCTTTCGACGCACGTGTGATGAGTCTTGCTCTCGCCGTCGGGGTGTGAAACGGACGGCGAAACGCCTTTACTGACGCCGGGGGTAGCGGCGGCTATGTTCGTCTCACCACCAGGTGCGGTCGGCCGCTCGCGAGCCGTGCATCCGGGTGGCGACCCTGCCCAGATCGATGCCGTCGTCGACTTTATCGCGGCCAATCCGGCGCTGGTCATCCTCCTCGCCTTTCTCTTGGGATTCGTCTTCTTCGCGTACCTCTTTGTCAGGCGGACGCTGACGGGGCTCCGCGAGGGATTCGACGACGGGTACGAAGGGAAGTAGCCGGATGGTCGCCCTCGAAACACTCCTGACGCTCGTCGTCGCCGCGCTCGCCAGCCTGTTTATGGCGTGGTCGATCGGCGCGGGCTCCTCGGGGTCGACGCCGTTCGCCCCGGCGGTCGGCGCGAACGCTATCTCGGTGATGCGCGCGGGGTTCATCGTCGGCGTGCTCGGTCTCGCCGGTGCCGTCCTCCAAGGCGCGAACGTCACCGAGGCGGTCGGGAACGAACTCGTCATCGGCTCGGTCCTCACGGCGACGGCCTCGACGGTCGCGCTCTTAGTGGCCGCAGCGCTCGTCGCGATCGGCGTCTTCGCGGGCTACCCGATCGCGACGGCCTTCACCGTCACCGGCGCGGTCGTCGGCGTCGGCCTCGCCAACGGCGGCGGCCCGGCGGTCGCGAAGTACCAGCAGATTGTCTCGCTGTGGGTACTCACGCCGTTTGTCGGCGGCGGAATCGCCTACGCGACCGCCAAACTGCTCCGCAGGGAATCGATCCCCGAGCGCGTCGCTATTCCGGCGCTCGGCGGCGTCGTCGGCCTCCTCGTCGCGAACATCCGATTCGCCGTTCTCGGGGGCGAGACGGGGCGCTCGCTGGCTGAAGTGGGCGCATCAACGACACCACCGATCGAGATTCCGCTCGTCGGTATCGACCTCGGCGTCGTCGCCGTCTCCGGACTGTTCGTTTTGGTCTCGTTCGCGCTCGTCCGGCGCGAAATCGTCGTCGACGCCGCGCGCGGGCAACGCCGCTTTCTGCTCGTGTTGGGCGGACTCGTCGCGTTCTCGGCGGGCGGGAGTCAGGTCGGTCTCGCGATCGGCCCGCTCGTCCCGCTTCTCGGTGCGGTAGCCGTGCCGCTGCCCGCCCTACTGGTCGGGGGCGGTCTCGGACTGCTCGTGGGATCGTGGACCGGCGCGCCGCGGATGATCAAAGCGATCGCACAGGACTACTCCTCGCTCGGCCCGCGCCGATCGATCGCCGCGATGATTCCGTCTTTCGCCATCGCGCAGGCCGCTGTCGCACTCGGGATTCCCGTCTCGTTCAACGAGATCATCGTCAGCGCGATCATCGGAAGCGGCTACGCCGCGGGCGGGGCGGGCGTCAGCAAGGAGAAAATGCTCAAGACGGTGCTCGCGTGGGTCGGCTCGCTCGCACTCGCGTTCGGTGTCGCCTACGCCGCGTTCACCGCCCTCGACGCGCTTCTCTGAGGCGATCACGTGGAACCTCTGTTCGAATTCCGGTTCGGTGGAAGTCCTTCCTGTCCG is from Halobellus sp. LT62 and encodes:
- a CDS encoding cation diffusion facilitator family transporter, translating into MAGSKGVVLAALFANGAIAVMKFGGFLLTGSPSMLSETYHSISDTGNQVFLLVGLRFSEKESSREHPFGYGKAQFFYSFLVAVLLFGIAGWESLKHGYNAITHGGHAVGGTLTFAGTTFPSWYVNVVVLLGAIGFETYALAKANAEMQRQIDHYGWSGIREAFGKMSDVTTLTAFTEDTIALLGAGLALVGILLSKATGNEVFDAIAALLIGLLLMGFAIALAVENKRLILGESLPADVEAELRDAVRESTQVLHIDTFRTVYVGPQTVLVTMDVTVDPETEAADLDGVIDDIESRLRDTDDRVTHVFVEPEVSARL
- a CDS encoding metallophosphoesterase; this encodes MLTVVSDTHSTDSHRLSGRTLEAVREADVVAHAGDFMRESVLDDFERESTRLLGVTGNNDDAGVRARLPDARNFTYGGLTFAMTHTRPGGPTALSLFGRQRGADVVLFGHSHRPTYDATGEVALLNPGSHAQPRGNRAAHAELEALPDGGVEGRLVTVDGDVFESFVVSEH
- a CDS encoding helix-turn-helix domain-containing protein — translated: MADILPSRPDVSDDDDKDPRVVGLDSDEVDELLAAIGSGTARTLLAELHDEPGTPSEVASRVDTSIQNAQYHLDRLETAGLIESAGTAYSEKGREMTVYAPADRALVVVAGKEEDTSGLQSVLTQVLGGLGVVALGSVIVDRLVRSGAAPTVSLGSSGAGEGGAGGADGGSAGGTDAATNESGTETATETATPGESETATPASEPTQEPTATSEDGGFQIAESADTPTPEPTAEPTAAPTSEPTATEAPTETAAKATQTAADVTKAAVETARAGGDGPVRSVAEALSALPPGAFFFVGGAIAVTFLAVAWQREWL
- a CDS encoding inorganic phosphate transporter, whose protein sequence is MVALETLLTLVVAALASLFMAWSIGAGSSGSTPFAPAVGANAISVMRAGFIVGVLGLAGAVLQGANVTEAVGNELVIGSVLTATASTVALLVAAALVAIGVFAGYPIATAFTVTGAVVGVGLANGGGPAVAKYQQIVSLWVLTPFVGGGIAYATAKLLRRESIPERVAIPALGGVVGLLVANIRFAVLGGETGRSLAEVGASTTPPIEIPLVGIDLGVVAVSGLFVLVSFALVRREIVVDAARGQRRFLLVLGGLVAFSAGGSQVGLAIGPLVPLLGAVAVPLPALLVGGGLGLLVGSWTGAPRMIKAIAQDYSSLGPRRSIAAMIPSFAIAQAAVALGIPVSFNEIIVSAIIGSGYAAGGAGVSKEKMLKTVLAWVGSLALAFGVAYAAFTALDALL